The following nucleotide sequence is from Salinigranum halophilum.
AGGACACCGATGCCGGTGAGCTCGCAGTAGTCGCCCTCGTCTGTCTTGTGAACGCGGAGCCGGCCGAACCCCGCCTTCTCGTTCGTCTCCTCGTCGAGCGCGACGACGTAGTCGCGAGACCGGAACGCCGCGTCGTCCAGGCCCATCGCCTCGATGTGGTCGAGCAACCAGACCTCCTCTCTGTTTTTGGCATCCCGGACGTACATGCCAAGGAGTTAACGACGGCGTCGTAAAAGGGTTTACCGCCGGTGGAAGGCGTGTCTCAGTACGGGATGACCGTCAGCGCCACCGCGAGGAACGGAATCAGCAGGATGAGCATCGTCACGGCGTAGCCGAACATCTCGCGGGCGCGGATGCCCGTGATGCCGAGGAGGGGAAGCGCCCAGAACGGCTGGAACAGGTTCGTGTGGGCGTCGCCGACGGCGTAGGCGATGGTCGCCTGTCCGGCGGGGACGCCGAGTTCGTTCGCGGCCGCGAGGATGGTCGTGCCGATGACCGTCCACTCGCCGCCGCCGGAGGGGACGAAGATGTTGACGACACCGGCGGTGACCCACGCGACGACTGGGAACGTCGCCGGCGTCGACAGCGAGACCAGCGCTTCGGCGAACGTCTCAGACAGGCCCGAGGCGTTCATCATCCCGATGATACCCGCATAGAAGGGGAACTGCAGGATGATGCCGCTCGTCGCCGGAATCGCGTCGGAGAACGCCTCCTGATACGCCGCCGGACGCGTGAACAGCGCAAGGCCGAGGAAGACGAAGAGGAAGTTGACGACGTTGAGGTTGAGCGCCCCGAGGCCCTGCTGGGCGAACGTCCAGACCGAGAGCGCGACGCCGGTCAGAGCGATGACGCCGCCGACGATCCGGCTGTTGTCGATGCGGTCACCGACCGTCTCCGCGTCCGGTTCGCCGCTATCGACGCCACCGTCGGCGCTCGCCGAACTCAGCTGGCTCTGCGGGACGTACTCGGTGATGGCGTCGGACTGCTCGGACGGGGGCGCGAGCAGGTACAACACGACCGACGCGTAGACGATACTGCTGACGACGAGCGCCAGCGTGTACGGGTGGAAGATCGTCTGGGAGGTGGAGATGAGGCCCTCGACGATTCCTTGCTCGATGAAGACGTTCCCCGGCGTGTTCATCAACAGCGGTGCAGAGGCAGCCAGCCCCCAGTGCCACGTCAGACCCATGCCCATGTAGCCGGCGACACACAGGAGTGGGTAGTGGACCGAGAGGCCGCGTTCTTTGGCCTGCCGACCCATCTCCCGGGCCATCACCGCGCCGACGATGAGGCCGAGCCCCCAGTGGACCCACGCGACGACCATCGAGATGGCGCCGACGAGGA
It contains:
- a CDS encoding short-chain fatty acid transporter → MSTGTSETVIQRFGSRIADGVEQWMPSPFLFAIILTYVVFVAGVVVEGASPVAMAQYWQDGFWVLLTFAMQMVLILVTGYALAYHPWVQGFIAWLTGLPNDGKQAVVLVGAISMVVAWVHWGLGLIVGAVMAREMGRQAKERGLSVHYPLLCVAGYMGMGLTWHWGLAASAPLLMNTPGNVFIEQGIVEGLISTSQTIFHPYTLALVVSSIVYASVVLYLLAPPSEQSDAITEYVPQSQLSSASADGGVDSGEPDAETVGDRIDNSRIVGGVIALTGVALSVWTFAQQGLGALNLNVVNFLFVFLGLALFTRPAAYQEAFSDAIPATSGIILQFPFYAGIIGMMNASGLSETFAEALVSLSTPATFPVVAWVTAGVVNIFVPSGGGEWTVIGTTILAAANELGVPAGQATIAYAVGDAHTNLFQPFWALPLLGITGIRAREMFGYAVTMLILLIPFLAVALTVIPY